The Desulfuromonas versatilis genome has a segment encoding these proteins:
- a CDS encoding IS4 family transposase — translation MAHCSTVLSQIVRIFPRHEFQSLANKHHVGQKFRSFSRWTQFVAMLTAQLTGRSSLRDVVDNLSVQGSKLYHLGVKVFSRATLARCNESQPHTLYEELFQRLLARCQSMAPRNKSFKLDGKIYLLDASLLDLTLSLFPWAKYQKNKGAAKLHVGLDADGYLPAFVDLTEGKEHEINHARELELPKGSYVVFDRGYTDYTWYQELCEDGVFFVTRLKSNAIVTPGKKRRGRKSPGVIEDREIHLGKLPETFRLVTYRDEETGIIYQFVTNALEIPAQTVADLYKERWQIELFFKWIKQNLKVKSFLGTSMNAVKTQLWIALCAYLVLSFLKFQSKVGASLQRMLRILQLNLFEKRDLEELFKPSPRKNTIRNNQLALL, via the coding sequence GTGGCCCATTGTAGCACCGTTCTTTCTCAAATTGTACGAATTTTTCCGAGACATGAATTTCAATCCCTGGCGAACAAGCATCACGTCGGGCAGAAGTTTCGTTCGTTCTCCCGCTGGACCCAGTTTGTCGCCATGCTGACAGCACAGCTGACAGGTCGGAGCAGCCTGCGGGATGTCGTTGACAATCTCAGCGTTCAGGGCAGCAAGCTCTACCACTTGGGCGTCAAGGTGTTCAGCAGAGCCACCTTGGCGCGCTGTAACGAAAGTCAGCCGCACACTCTTTACGAAGAGCTGTTTCAGCGCCTGTTGGCCCGCTGCCAGTCAATGGCGCCACGGAACAAAAGCTTCAAACTCGACGGAAAAATCTACCTGCTGGATGCTTCCCTGCTCGACCTGACACTCTCCCTGTTTCCTTGGGCCAAGTACCAGAAGAACAAGGGGGCGGCCAAGCTTCATGTCGGGCTCGATGCCGACGGCTATTTACCCGCCTTTGTCGATCTGACCGAAGGCAAGGAGCATGAAATCAACCATGCCAGAGAGCTCGAACTCCCCAAGGGCTCCTATGTGGTCTTCGACCGAGGCTACACCGATTACACCTGGTATCAGGAACTGTGTGAGGACGGGGTATTCTTTGTCACCCGCCTCAAGAGCAACGCCATCGTCACGCCCGGCAAAAAACGCCGTGGCCGCAAGAGCCCGGGGGTGATCGAGGACCGAGAAATCCATTTGGGCAAGCTGCCCGAAACCTTCCGCTTGGTCACGTATCGGGACGAGGAAACGGGCATCATTTACCAGTTCGTGACCAATGCCTTGGAGATCCCGGCCCAAACGGTGGCCGATCTTTACAAAGAACGCTGGCAGATCGAGCTCTTCTTCAAGTGGATCAAACAGAACCTGAAGGTGAAGAGCTTCTTGGGCACATCCATGAACGCGGTGAAGACCCAGCTTTGGATCGCCCTATGTGCCTACTTGGTACTCTCGTTCCTGAAGTTCCAGTCGAAAGTCGGAGCTTCGTTACAGCGCATGTTGCGGATATTACAGCTAAATTTATTCGAGAAGCGCGATTTAGAAGAGCTATTCAAGCCGTCTCCACGCAAAAACACTATACGAAACAATCAGTTAGCCCTGCTGTGA
- a CDS encoding GDP-L-fucose synthase family protein, which translates to MKLLITGGSGMVGRNLQAHPGLQGIAVLAPGRNELDLLDFGSVERYLRANSPDLIIHCAGTVGGIQANMREPVRFLLENLDMGRNLVWAAKNAEVKRLINLGSSCMYPRDAQNPLKEEMILRGELEPTNEGYALAKVTIARFCEYIGREDPGYQYKTLIPCNLYGPWDKFDPGHSHLIPAVIHKIYQAKIAGDEEVVIWGDGTARREFMYAPDLADCLVRAMQHFDSLPGVMNVGLGRDYTINEYYRTVAQVIGFEGEFVHDLDKPVGMKQKLVDVERQMGWGWQAKTSLLDGVAQTFEFYRRQMAPNG; encoded by the coding sequence ATGAAATTATTGATAACTGGTGGTTCGGGAATGGTGGGCAGAAACCTGCAGGCCCACCCAGGGTTGCAGGGGATCGCGGTCCTCGCACCCGGTCGAAACGAATTGGATCTGCTCGACTTTGGTTCTGTCGAGAGGTATTTGCGCGCCAACAGCCCGGATTTGATCATCCACTGCGCCGGGACCGTCGGCGGTATTCAGGCGAATATGCGGGAGCCGGTGCGGTTTCTGCTCGAAAACCTCGATATGGGGCGCAATCTGGTCTGGGCAGCGAAAAATGCCGAGGTAAAAAGACTGATCAACCTGGGAAGCTCATGCATGTACCCCAGGGATGCGCAAAACCCCTTGAAGGAGGAGATGATCCTCAGGGGTGAGTTGGAGCCCACCAACGAAGGGTATGCCCTGGCCAAGGTGACCATCGCTCGATTCTGTGAATACATTGGACGGGAAGACCCCGGTTACCAATATAAAACCCTCATCCCCTGTAATCTTTACGGTCCTTGGGACAAGTTCGACCCGGGTCACTCTCATTTGATTCCCGCGGTCATTCACAAGATTTACCAGGCCAAAATCGCAGGTGATGAAGAGGTCGTGATCTGGGGGGACGGAACCGCTCGTCGGGAGTTCATGTATGCGCCTGATCTGGCCGACTGCCTGGTGAGGGCCATGCAGCATTTCGATTCTCTTCCCGGCGTAATGAATGTGGGTCTTGGCCGTGATTATACGATCAATGAATATTACCGGACGGTGGCCCAGGTCATTGGTTTCGAAGGAGAGTTCGTTCACGACCTGGATAAGCCGGTGGGTATGAAGCAGAAACTTGTGGATGTCGAACGACAGATGGGGTGGGGCTGGCAGGCCAAGACGTCCCTCCTCGACGGCGTAGCCCAGACCTTCGAATTTTACCGGAGGCAAATGGCCCCCAATGGATAA
- a CDS encoding DegT/DnrJ/EryC1/StrS family aminotransferase: protein MRNKIGVGHASIGDLEKKYVNLALDAGRLSQGEFVYKFEKNFARLHDQRYGIACNSGTSALHVALEALKEKRSWKNGSEVIVPAITFIASSNACLHAGLHPVFVDVDPVSYNINPDLIEDAITDKTVAIMPVHTFGQPCEMDRIAQIARKHDLAIIEDCSEAHFATFNGRPVGSYGDVSAFSTYVAHTITTGVGGVITTNDPDLAEISRSLIAHGRACTCERCIASNPESVCKLRMETEIDRRFMMVRIGYSYRIGELEGALGLAQLENKDEIMKRRKWNAAFLTEGLSRFSDYLQLPEYPEYIDHSFMMYPLVIRQGCPVSRKEMVEYLERNNIESRPMLPLVNQPVYRNIFGDIEEQFSVAKWINDNGFYLGCHHGLEQDDLEFICDTFAALFKSTGY, encoded by the coding sequence ATGAGGAACAAAATCGGTGTCGGTCACGCTTCGATCGGCGATTTGGAAAAAAAATACGTGAACTTGGCTTTGGATGCCGGCCGGCTTTCTCAGGGAGAGTTCGTCTATAAATTCGAAAAAAATTTTGCTCGCTTGCATGATCAGAGATACGGCATTGCTTGCAATAGTGGTACGTCGGCATTGCATGTCGCCTTAGAGGCACTAAAGGAAAAGCGCTCTTGGAAAAATGGCAGTGAAGTCATTGTTCCTGCGATTACTTTTATCGCCTCGTCCAATGCTTGTCTCCATGCGGGTCTTCATCCGGTTTTTGTCGATGTAGACCCGGTTTCCTACAATATCAACCCCGATCTGATCGAGGATGCAATAACCGACAAGACCGTGGCGATCATGCCCGTACATACCTTCGGACAGCCCTGTGAAATGGACCGCATCGCCCAGATTGCCAGAAAGCATGATTTGGCCATCATCGAGGATTGTTCGGAGGCCCATTTCGCGACTTTCAATGGGCGACCCGTGGGTAGTTACGGCGATGTTTCAGCCTTCAGCACTTATGTGGCGCATACCATAACAACCGGAGTCGGGGGGGTGATTACGACCAATGACCCGGATCTGGCGGAAATCAGTCGGTCACTCATTGCCCATGGCAGGGCCTGTACCTGTGAACGTTGTATTGCCTCCAATCCTGAATCGGTGTGCAAGCTACGTATGGAAACTGAAATTGACCGAAGATTTATGATGGTTCGAATAGGGTATAGTTACCGAATCGGCGAGTTGGAAGGGGCGCTTGGGCTGGCGCAGCTTGAGAATAAAGATGAAATAATGAAGCGCCGAAAGTGGAATGCCGCTTTTTTGACGGAAGGGCTGAGTCGCTTTAGTGATTATCTTCAGCTTCCGGAATATCCCGAATACATTGATCATTCTTTTATGATGTATCCTTTGGTAATTCGCCAGGGTTGTCCTGTGAGCCGCAAAGAAATGGTGGAGTATCTGGAGAGAAATAACATCGAGAGCCGGCCGATGCTGCCTTTGGTCAACCAGCCTGTTTATCGAAATATATTTGGGGATATCGAGGAGCAATTTTCCGTTGCCAAGTGGATCAACGATAACGGTTTTTACCTTGGCTGCCACCATGGCCTGGAACAGGATGACCTTGAATTTATCTGCGATACATTTGCTGCTTTGTTCAAGTCAACTGGGTATTAA
- a CDS encoding glycosyltransferase family 4 protein → MKITFVANAAWYLSNFRSSTVRAFSKRFYVSCLYPKGDSGKSLISLGAQIQPFILDPTSTNLLREFKSLLCLTWYVARQRPNMVFSFNPKTNLYSLITCWLLRIPCVPNVSGVGVASQLEGVVGKIYQILVGFFYKHAFFVFFQNRNDYQDFIQAGWVKPSQAEIIPGSGVDLLRFRPCEKSNSPIRFLMASRLIKSKGVVEYIEAARRLVANDVGCEFILAGVKDSSSRAVSNDLLEGLKTENRIRFLGHIEDMPSLLNTVDCVVLPSYYPEGVPKSLIEAAASGKIIITTDTPGCRDTVIEGENGFFVPPKSIDGLCEGMQKVLGLSDGEMRRMKHASRLLAENLFDEKTVIQRYFNAVELLEVKRGGNKGQSDEVVAGEREGVDSAYKCTTREVV, encoded by the coding sequence ATGAAAATCACTTTCGTTGCAAATGCTGCTTGGTATTTAAGTAATTTTCGGTCATCAACTGTTCGGGCATTTTCAAAACGGTTTTATGTAAGTTGCCTTTACCCTAAAGGGGACAGCGGTAAATCTTTGATTAGCTTAGGGGCGCAAATACAACCGTTTATTCTCGACCCCACAAGCACGAATCTACTTAGGGAATTTAAATCACTATTGTGTTTGACGTGGTATGTAGCTCGTCAAAGACCTAACATGGTTTTCTCATTTAACCCAAAAACAAATCTATATTCATTGATTACTTGCTGGTTACTGCGCATTCCCTGTGTGCCCAATGTTTCAGGTGTGGGTGTCGCCTCACAGTTGGAAGGTGTGGTTGGAAAAATTTATCAAATTTTGGTTGGTTTTTTTTACAAGCATGCTTTTTTTGTTTTTTTTCAGAATAGAAATGATTATCAGGACTTTATTCAGGCGGGTTGGGTCAAGCCTTCTCAGGCCGAAATTATTCCTGGCTCTGGTGTGGATCTCCTGCGCTTCCGGCCCTGTGAAAAATCAAATTCACCCATAAGGTTTCTGATGGCATCTAGATTGATAAAGTCAAAAGGAGTTGTTGAATATATTGAAGCTGCACGCAGACTAGTGGCAAACGATGTCGGATGTGAATTTATTTTGGCCGGTGTGAAAGATAGTTCGAGTCGGGCTGTTTCAAACGATCTTCTTGAAGGATTGAAGACTGAAAACCGTATTCGCTTTTTGGGGCACATAGAAGACATGCCATCATTGTTAAACACTGTAGATTGTGTTGTTCTTCCATCTTATTACCCCGAAGGGGTCCCAAAAAGTCTCATTGAGGCCGCAGCTTCAGGTAAGATCATTATCACCACCGATACTCCTGGCTGTCGCGATACTGTAATTGAGGGAGAAAATGGCTTTTTCGTACCTCCCAAGTCTATAGATGGCCTTTGTGAGGGAATGCAAAAGGTCCTTGGGTTAAGTGATGGTGAAATGAGGAGAATGAAACATGCCTCCAGGTTGTTGGCCGAAAATTTGTTCGACGAGAAAACAGTTATTCAAAGGTATTTCAACGCTGTCGAGTTGTTGGAGGTGAAAAGGGGGGGGAATAAGGGCCAGTCAGACGAGGTGGTCGCTGGTGAGAGGGAAGGGGTAGATTCTGCTTATAAGTGCACCACCCGGGAGGTGGTCTAA
- a CDS encoding response regulator, whose amino-acid sequence MMEPMDKVKVMVADDHPVVRGGLQLLLNAQPDMEVVGDAGDGQTVLEKLKFCRPDVLMLDISMPEVNGLDVARRVREDFPRVRVVIVSMHDKDVYVRQALESGVFGYVLKGASSSELLEAVRAAGRGDYYLSSRVRADLIQAYLKQPPPQPASHTYDLLSEREQQVFRMLVEGHSTGEIAEQLFVSPKTVEKHRVNVMKKLDCPDLLSMVKFGIRIGIIDPDFWKS is encoded by the coding sequence ATGATGGAACCGATGGATAAGGTCAAGGTGATGGTGGCCGATGATCACCCGGTGGTACGTGGCGGGTTGCAGCTGCTGCTCAACGCCCAGCCCGACATGGAGGTGGTCGGAGACGCGGGGGACGGCCAGACGGTCCTGGAGAAGCTCAAGTTCTGCCGTCCCGATGTGCTGATGCTCGACATCTCGATGCCGGAGGTCAACGGCCTGGATGTGGCGCGCCGGGTGCGCGAGGATTTCCCCCGGGTGCGGGTGGTGATCGTCTCGATGCACGACAAGGACGTCTATGTGCGCCAGGCCCTGGAGTCGGGGGTGTTCGGCTACGTGCTCAAGGGCGCCTCGAGCAGCGAACTGCTCGAGGCGGTGCGCGCGGCGGGCCGGGGCGATTACTATCTCTCTTCACGGGTGCGCGCCGATCTTATCCAGGCCTACCTCAAGCAGCCGCCCCCGCAGCCCGCTTCCCACACCTACGACCTGCTCTCGGAGCGCGAGCAGCAGGTGTTCCGCATGCTGGTGGAGGGGCACTCCACGGGCGAGATCGCCGAGCAGTTGTTCGTCAGTCCCAAGACGGTGGAAAAGCACCGGGTCAACGTCATGAAGAAGCTCGACTGTCCCGATCTGCTGAGCATGGTCAAGTTCGGCATCCGCATCGGCATCATCGATCCCGATTTCTGGAAAAGCTGA
- a CDS encoding sensor histidine kinase, whose amino-acid sequence MSDAELEQHAGGAVLFAPAASEPGRAPAQSPGMRLKGFWKLYLSPLKLLVFMVSAIFLAETVVMFLLEYFQMQNRVLEALIDSATLVVLLSPSFYYLFYRPFNLHVQEHKKSAEEIRLLSRQLMLAGEEERKRLALDLHDEFGQCLAAMQLDVDSLRDALPAGEAAPVELFGRVSASIADLGDRLRHFSSSLRPPALDLLGVVAAIEGDIDELRARNPGFSIEFQALGFKKRVSPAVEVTLYRLYQECLNNVVRHAGARKVEVRLVFSYPRVIFSVRDDGVGFRPERLGVAGQRVGIGLLGMRERAATLGGSFRVRSAPGEGTLIKVELPAAEESNDGTDG is encoded by the coding sequence ATGAGTGATGCGGAACTTGAGCAGCACGCCGGGGGGGCGGTCCTGTTCGCCCCCGCGGCCTCGGAACCCGGAAGGGCCCCGGCCCAGTCCCCAGGGATGCGGCTGAAGGGGTTCTGGAAGCTCTACCTCTCGCCGCTCAAGCTGCTGGTCTTCATGGTTTCGGCCATCTTCCTGGCCGAAACCGTGGTCATGTTCCTCCTGGAATACTTCCAGATGCAGAACCGGGTGCTCGAGGCGCTCATCGACTCGGCCACCCTGGTTGTTTTGCTCTCTCCCTCCTTCTACTACCTGTTTTACCGCCCCTTCAATCTGCACGTCCAGGAACACAAGAAGTCCGCCGAGGAAATCCGCCTGCTCTCGCGGCAGCTGATGCTGGCCGGCGAGGAAGAGCGCAAGCGCCTGGCGCTCGATCTGCACGATGAGTTCGGCCAGTGCCTGGCGGCCATGCAACTGGACGTCGATTCGCTGCGCGATGCCCTGCCGGCCGGCGAGGCGGCCCCGGTCGAGCTGTTCGGCCGGGTCTCGGCCAGCATCGCCGACCTGGGCGATCGGCTGCGGCATTTCTCTTCGAGCCTGCGGCCGCCGGCCCTGGACTTGCTGGGGGTGGTGGCCGCCATCGAGGGGGACATCGATGAGCTGCGCGCCCGCAACCCCGGCTTCAGCATCGAATTTCAGGCGCTGGGCTTCAAGAAACGGGTCTCCCCGGCGGTGGAGGTGACTTTGTACCGGCTGTACCAGGAGTGCCTCAACAACGTGGTGCGCCACGCCGGGGCCCGGAAGGTGGAGGTGCGCCTGGTCTTCAGCTATCCGCGGGTGATTTTCAGCGTCCGCGACGACGGAGTGGGCTTTCGCCCCGAGCGGCTCGGCGTGGCCGGCCAGCGGGTGGGGATCGGCCTGCTGGGCATGCGGGAGCGGGCCGCCACCTTGGGTGGCAGCTTCCGGGTCCGTTCGGCCCCGGGAGAAGGGACCCTGATTAAAGTGGAGCTGCCCGCGGCAGAGGAGTCGAATGATGGAACCGATGGATAA
- a CDS encoding glycosyltransferase family 4 protein codes for MQYFFMFMSALFSALLLVPTVRRLAVAWGKLDTPDARKVHAVPIPRLGGVGIFLAFLFAVLVHQQTGPQVWAVLCGGVVIFLTGVLDDLYGLGPKTKFLGQILACSLTIGLGDLVLADLGNLLGLGSLVLPGWLAVPFTVFAVVGVTNAINLIDGLDGLASGVSLIALAAFSLLAWLGQATVPLALCLALMGGLLGFLKYNSYPARIFMGDGGSLTVGFLLGFLAIMLTQGEQAVVSPVVPVVILGLPIIDTLWVMSRRVLQGQGPFSPDRTHVHHKLLDLGFHHRGTVILIYGASLGWALVAVGLRQAPAYLLLWGYLLTTLAGYLALRQAIRSPRLVPFLNREDSEASLRETPLFRRLQSLADRGVPLLGGGLLVFLLLCLSSVGAEGARVPWPALLLVLAGGLLSLLLSRRLSNHFVLVFQYAAALLLIHAAEPLAATRLLGELTIGQAETAVLVLVGTLVALRIVFRQPGELFLSTPLEFLILAMSLSVVGLAASLGLGHALQPVIAKAMVVFLGVKVVAVRGRLPGGLAFAGGNLALVVIAGRWLF; via the coding sequence ATGCAGTATTTCTTCATGTTCATGTCGGCGCTGTTCAGCGCGCTGCTGCTGGTGCCGACGGTACGCAGGCTGGCGGTGGCCTGGGGCAAGCTCGATACGCCCGATGCGCGCAAGGTGCACGCGGTTCCCATCCCCCGGTTGGGCGGGGTGGGGATCTTTCTGGCTTTTCTGTTCGCGGTGCTGGTCCACCAGCAGACCGGGCCCCAGGTGTGGGCGGTGCTCTGCGGCGGCGTGGTCATTTTTTTGACAGGGGTGCTGGACGATCTCTACGGGCTGGGACCCAAGACCAAGTTTCTGGGACAGATTCTCGCCTGCAGCCTGACCATCGGCCTGGGAGACCTGGTGCTCGCCGACCTGGGCAACCTGCTGGGGCTCGGCTCGCTGGTGCTGCCCGGGTGGCTCGCCGTCCCCTTCACGGTGTTCGCTGTGGTCGGGGTGACCAACGCCATCAACCTGATCGACGGCCTCGACGGGCTGGCCAGCGGGGTTTCGCTGATCGCCCTGGCGGCCTTCAGCCTGCTGGCCTGGCTCGGCCAGGCGACGGTCCCCCTGGCGCTGTGCCTGGCGCTGATGGGCGGGCTGCTGGGGTTTCTCAAGTACAACTCCTACCCGGCGCGCATCTTCATGGGCGACGGGGGGAGCCTGACCGTCGGTTTTCTGCTGGGGTTTCTCGCCATCATGCTGACCCAGGGCGAGCAGGCGGTGGTCAGCCCGGTGGTGCCGGTGGTGATCCTCGGGCTGCCGATCATCGACACCCTCTGGGTGATGAGCCGCCGGGTGCTGCAGGGGCAGGGGCCCTTCTCCCCCGACCGCACCCACGTGCACCACAAGCTGCTGGACCTGGGGTTCCACCACCGGGGGACGGTGATCCTCATCTACGGGGCCAGCCTGGGCTGGGCCCTGGTGGCGGTGGGGCTGCGCCAGGCCCCGGCCTACCTGCTGCTCTGGGGCTATCTGCTGACCACCCTGGCCGGCTATCTGGCCCTGCGCCAGGCGATCCGCTCGCCGCGGCTGGTTCCCTTTCTGAACCGCGAGGACTCGGAAGCGAGCCTGCGCGAGACCCCGCTGTTTCGCCGCCTGCAGTCTCTGGCCGACCGGGGGGTGCCGCTGCTCGGCGGGGGGCTGCTGGTGTTTTTGCTGCTCTGCCTGAGCTCGGTGGGGGCGGAGGGCGCCCGGGTGCCCTGGCCGGCCCTGCTGCTGGTGCTGGCCGGCGGGCTGCTCAGCCTGCTGCTCTCGCGCCGGCTCTCCAACCATTTCGTGCTGGTGTTCCAGTACGCCGCGGCGCTGCTGCTGATCCATGCCGCGGAGCCGCTGGCGGCGACCAGGCTGCTCGGCGAGCTGACCATCGGCCAGGCCGAGACGGCGGTGCTGGTGCTGGTCGGCACCCTGGTGGCCCTGCGCATCGTCTTCCGCCAGCCGGGGGAGCTGTTTCTCAGTACCCCCCTGGAGTTTCTGATCCTGGCCATGAGCCTCTCGGTGGTCGGACTGGCGGCCTCCCTGGGCCTGGGCCACGCCCTGCAGCCGGTGATCGCCAAGGCGATGGTGGTCTTCCTCGGGGTCAAGGTGGTCGCGGTGCGCGGCCGCCTGCCGGGCGGTCTGGCCTTCGCCGGGGGCAACCTGGCGCTGGTGGTCATCGCCGGCCGGTGGCTGTTCTGA
- a CDS encoding IS3 family transposase (programmed frameshift) — translation MGRRTFTKEFKREAAGLVVDQGYSIAEACRATGVGSTAMSRWVKQLQGEYGGVTPKAQALTPEQQRIQELEEQVRKLEREKSIPKKGYRSLNVGRSKIFALIDHLREHGNVQQLCSLLEIPRSSYYDYRDRRKKIDVERLRLRAKATEIFNKSRQSAGSRSIMSKLRQDGEIVGRFKVRRLMKEANLVSKQPRPPAYKVAKVERPDIPNHLDRQFDVQQPNQVWCGDITYVWAQGRWIYLAVILDLYSRRVVGWSLSEKVDADLTIAALDHAYQLRGQPTAVTFHSDQGCQYASKSFRQRLWRYRIKQSMSRRGNCWDNAPMERVFRSYKSEWMPSAGYTSFDEAQKDIGRYLMDYYNWYRPHQRNGGRAPAVAEKNPILLSGNS, via the exons ATGGGAAGACGGACCTTTACCAAAGAGTTCAAACGCGAAGCCGCCGGACTTGTTGTGGATCAGGGCTATTCAATAGCCGAAGCCTGTCGTGCGACAGGTGTCGGGTCAACGGCCATGAGCCGCTGGGTTAAACAGCTTCAGGGCGAATATGGCGGAGTGACACCGAAAGCACAGGCGTTGACACCCGAGCAACAACGAATCCAAGAGCTAGAGGAACAAGTCAGAAAACTGGAAAGAGAGAAATCGATCC CTAAAAAAGGCTACCGCTCTCTTAATGTCGGACGATCTAAAATCTTCGCGCTGATCGACCACTTAAGGGAGCATGGAAACGTCCAGCAGCTGTGTTCATTATTGGAAATTCCCCGTTCGAGCTATTACGACTATCGGGATCGCCGCAAAAAAATTGATGTCGAGCGTTTGCGGTTGCGCGCTAAAGCTACTGAAATATTCAACAAAAGTCGCCAGTCCGCAGGCAGCCGAAGCATTATGAGCAAGCTACGCCAAGACGGTGAAATTGTCGGGCGCTTTAAAGTTCGGCGGCTGATGAAAGAAGCTAATCTCGTCAGTAAACAACCCAGGCCACCCGCCTACAAAGTGGCAAAAGTTGAGAGGCCGGACATACCGAATCACTTAGATCGACAGTTCGATGTTCAGCAGCCAAACCAGGTCTGGTGTGGCGATATCACTTATGTCTGGGCACAAGGGCGATGGATATATCTCGCCGTGATCCTGGATCTGTACAGCCGCCGAGTCGTTGGTTGGAGTCTGTCTGAAAAAGTCGATGCCGATTTAACTATTGCGGCACTTGACCATGCTTACCAGTTGCGCGGGCAGCCTACGGCTGTGACGTTTCACTCAGATCAAGGCTGTCAATATGCCAGCAAATCATTTCGCCAACGCTTATGGCGTTATCGGATAAAACAGAGCATGAGCCGGCGGGGCAACTGCTGGGACAACGCACCGATGGAGCGTGTGTTTCGCAGCTATAAAAGTGAATGGATGCCTTCAGCCGGTTACACATCTTTCGATGAGGCCCAAAAGGATATTGGCCGATATCTTATGGATTATTACAACTGGTACCGCCCCCATCAGAGAAATGGCGGGCGTGCTCCTGCTGTCGCGGAAAAAAATCCTATTTTACTGTCCGGAAATAGTTGA
- the gmd gene encoding GDP-mannose 4,6-dehydratase: MADKVALITGVTGQDGAYLAEFLLKKGYIVHGVKRRSSLFNTDRIDHLYQDPHVENRNFILHYGDLTDSTNLIRIIQQVQPDEIYNLAAQSHVGVSFETPEYTANADGLGTLRILEAIRILGLEKKTRFYQASTSELYGLVQEVPQKETTPFYPRSPYAVAKLYGYWITVNYREAYGMYACNGILFNHESPIRGETFVTRKITRAVARIALGLQDCLYLGNLSALRDWGHARDYVEMQWLMLQQEQPEDFVIATGVQFSVRQMVETAAAEVGIKIRWEGEGKEVIGIVEAVVGEKGEGRGEKAGTAPAPGTVIVRIDPRYFRPTEVETLLGDPTKAKEKLGWVPRTSFQELVREMVLSDLEEAKRDELCRRGGFSTFSYYE; encoded by the coding sequence ATGGCTGATAAAGTGGCATTGATCACGGGGGTGACCGGCCAGGACGGCGCCTACCTGGCCGAGTTTCTGCTGAAGAAAGGTTACATTGTCCACGGCGTGAAGCGCCGCTCGTCGCTTTTCAACACCGACCGCATCGACCATCTGTACCAGGACCCGCACGTGGAGAACCGCAATTTCATCCTCCATTACGGCGACCTGACCGACTCGACCAACCTGATCCGCATCATCCAGCAGGTGCAGCCCGACGAGATCTACAACCTGGCGGCGCAGTCGCACGTCGGGGTCTCTTTTGAAACGCCGGAGTATACCGCCAATGCTGACGGACTGGGTACCCTTCGCATCCTCGAGGCGATCCGCATTCTGGGGCTGGAGAAGAAGACCCGCTTCTACCAGGCCTCGACCAGCGAGTTGTACGGGCTGGTGCAGGAAGTGCCGCAGAAGGAGACCACCCCCTTCTACCCCCGCTCGCCCTACGCGGTGGCCAAGCTCTACGGCTACTGGATCACCGTCAACTACCGCGAGGCCTACGGCATGTACGCCTGCAACGGTATCCTGTTCAACCACGAGTCGCCGATCCGCGGCGAGACTTTCGTCACCCGCAAGATCACCCGCGCCGTGGCGCGCATCGCCCTGGGGCTGCAGGACTGCCTCTACCTGGGCAACCTGAGCGCCCTGCGCGATTGGGGCCACGCCCGCGACTACGTGGAGATGCAGTGGCTGATGCTGCAGCAGGAGCAGCCCGAGGACTTCGTCATCGCCACCGGCGTGCAGTTCTCGGTGCGGCAGATGGTGGAGACCGCCGCCGCCGAGGTGGGGATCAAGATCCGCTGGGAAGGCGAGGGCAAGGAGGTGATCGGCATCGTGGAGGCGGTAGTTGGGGAGAAGGGAGAAGGAAGAGGGGAGAAGGCAGGCACCGCCCCCGCGCCCGGTACGGTGATCGTCCGCATCGACCCGCGCTACTTCCGCCCGACCGAGGTCGAGACCCTGCTCGGCGACCCGACCAAGGCCAAGGAAAAACTCGGCTGGGTGCCGAGAACCTCTTTCCAGGAACTGGTGCGGGAGATGGTCCTGTCGGACCTGGAAGAAGCCAAAAGAGATGAACTCTGCCGGCGCGGGGGCTTTAGTACTTTCAGTTACTACGAATAA